The following coding sequences lie in one Glycine max cultivar Williams 82 chromosome 19, Glycine_max_v4.0, whole genome shotgun sequence genomic window:
- the LOC100789682 gene encoding uncharacterized protein YciO, which translates to MQTVCVCGDKLWRYDAVSFFGSHVSFTSTRVSFCPPRRRSGLVSMVAKRSPKRLKYTSASRFTKEDGLVYIEADPSASDSWKLEPIANLLKQGAVGVIPTDTMYAIVCDLRSQSAIERLRRIKNIEASKPLSILCHSFRDIDKYTAGFPRGDGQGHANLFKAVKHYLPGPYTFILIASKELPKQCIRFGTSSAKYASRKNVGVRMPDDAICQAILKEMDAPLICTSIKFQKEDEWMIDPVMIADTYGPEGLDFVVDGGVRVADPSTVVDMTKLPPKVLRQGKGPILHWMELEDDQKTDVDKDLIPAGI; encoded by the exons ATGCAAACGGTTTGCGTTTGTGGAGATAAGTTATGGCGTTACGACGCCGTTTCATTCTTCGGCTCTCACGTGTCGTTTACGAGTACCCGTGTGTCGTTTTGCCCACCCCGAAGAAGAAGCGGATTAGTGTCCATGGTTGCTAAGCGCAGCCCCAAGCGTCTCAAGTACACCTCCGCTTCTCGCTTCACcaag GAGGATGGTTTGGTGTACATTGAAGCAGACCCATCTGCCTCTGATTCTTGGAAATTGGAACCAATTGCGAATCTTTTGAAACAAGGTGCTGTTGGAGTCATTCCTACTGATACTAT GTATGCAATAGTATGTGACCTTAGAAGCCAGTCAGCCATTGAACGTCTTCGTAG AATCAAGAATATAGAAGCTTCAAAG CCTCTTAGCATCTTGTGCCACTCATTTCGGGACATAGACAAGTACACAGCTGGATTTCCACGTGGTGATGGTCAAGGCCATGCAAATTTATTCAAAGCTGTTAAGCATTACTTACCTGGTCCT TACACATTCATCCTAATTGCAAGCAAAGAATTACCTAAGCAATGCATAAGGTTTGGAACTTCATCTGCCAAGTATGCGTCAAGAAAAAACGTGGGTGTCCGTATGCCTGATGATGCCATTTGTCAAGCAATACTAAAGGAGATGGATGCACCGTTAATATGTACAAG CATTAAGTTCCAGAAGGAAGATGAATGGATGATTGATCCAGTTATGATAGCTGATACATATGGACCAGAG GGTcttgattttgttgttgatgGTGGTGTAAGAGTGGCCGATCCATCCACGGTGGTTGACATGACAAAATTGCCTCCCAAAGTACTACGGCAAGGAAAG GGTCCTATTTTACATTGGATGGAATTGGAAGATGAtcagaaaactgatgttgataAGGATCTCATCCCTGCTGGCATTTGA
- the LOC102662543 gene encoding uncharacterized protein: MATLLKFLQLYCAYCVGLMVVGVLFVSAESTLLVYFKRAPSPRSRSSNAVFQYLVERLDGSNACKRNTCSFSCELDGKVYPCQSNGIVLTNLTLNHEHRFLLNVSTITGERNSSVYSWFIDTIPPTAAISSEQTHTNEQKIAIDVTFSEPCTGLGGFHCLNSSNCDIMVAGPAQVDASSLQIIRPGAKYSLEVIISSEVTYGRVVITMAENTCTDQAGNQFRRTNGSTLITHFDRRPVMVDFWTSVPSYELKINGIPRTVVATSKPEDLIIFLDFSIPITNSTEQVLNALHVNSGVLIPLHGRSNGTRGFSFKLKNISGTEIITIELQAASILGKTGTPVSPVAPITFLYDPMKPNVVLRTSSLTETRDFNINIMAEFTKPVFGFGTSIVEVSGGRLIRVKELSRALYSLTVQAVTKEVSVTIPAGKVTDISGNENLASNQLAIKHYSTPAISIALDSFISAGTIATSLVAAMVSLSSANLEALSILALGGASSPASNPSINLHGMIGHLQVFALTSWFSTNQFIKYSETTRGLRWLIPHHKLPWKKIDTWKKLGWRSNGQSAGERDQQQTDLMSLSYIDPKLSFQTENTTNFGRFHNQHDLSKTSTLYGLPLNSIEYFTYFLRGEPLSASNVIKGMESYKGWQDMEMNLFWLGVGGGCLLLFHVFMIFFLRHRTGRSPQGSLSVPRFELFLLILMLPCLSQSSTFVIKGRTTGGIITGVLLLAIPVAFILSALLFLIIAIYAGSFAQYKQFKKITNEEKWYTKLLFCFIGRSTTGKWFNREGLPSSFLSRFGILFDDWKGPPVLILGDQNEQNNTITKWSESGKSGNGRTKTVCSEDSNEEIKISTFKKVLGCMRASYIILDLLRRVGLGIISVAYPSESSNKSLFALIITSMQFIYLFTTKPYINRGVHVVESVSLLCETGVFSILVLHNGSHSVESKTWELVMLFLLMFTFIAQLTNQWYAMVNSLWKLSQTQNNSLRDGVKLAAKGLILPFLPSKHWSSVISTFSQPETNQLSVNPTCSGIDFERRNRNGYMDPISTMTATVVPVQSPSTPNHNVVERRDPTTWETGASSHIEVEGKWLKGHKAGLKKELRMLRELAKASFSGDTRFDEASTSYTLGEQQHSSGEIYLGNPKRRYC, from the exons ATGGCTACACTACTTAAGTTTCTTCAGCTGTATTGTGCTTATTGTGTTGGATTGATGGTGGTGGGTGTGCTGTTTGTCTCAGCTGAATCAACACTTTTGGTTTATTTCAAGCGTGCTCCTTCACCAAGGTCTAGGTCTTCTAATGCTGTTTTCCAGTACCTAGTTGAGAGGTTGGATGGTTCCAATGCATGTAAGAGAAACACTTGTTCGTTTTCATGTGAG CTTGATGGCAAAGTTTACCCTTGCCAGTCTAATGGCATTGTGTTAACGAACTTAACACTAAATCATGAGCATAGATTTCTTCTCAATGTCAGTACAATCACAGGAGAAAGAAATTCATCAGTTTACTCATGGTTCATCG ATACAATTCCCCCAACTGCAGCCATTAGTAGTGAACAGACCCATACAAATGAGCAAAAGATAGCAATTGATGTCACATTCAGTGAACCGTGCACTGGACTAGGCGGATTTCATTGCCTAAACTCATCAAACTGTGAT ATTATGGTAGCTGGTCCTGCACAAGTGGATGCATCTTCTTTACAAATTATTAGACCAGGTGCCAAATACAGCCTTGAAGTGATTATCTCCTCAGAAGTTACTTACGGGCGCGTTGTAATCACAATGGCAGAGAATACTTGCACTGACCAGGCAGGAAACCAGTTCAGAAGAACCAATGGTTCTACTTTGATTACTCATTTTG ATAGAAGACCGGTGATGGTGGACTTTTGGACGTCTGTTCCTTCTTATGAGTTGAAAATTAATGGCATCCCAAGAACAGTAGTTGCAACAAGCAAACCAGAGGACCTGATAATTTTCTTGGACTTCAGCATTCCTATAACAAACTCAACTGAGCAAGTTCTAAATGCACTACATGTTAACTCTGGCGTCTTAATTCCTCTCCATGGCAGAAGCAATGGAACCCGCGGATTTAGTTTTAAA CTCAAGAACATATCAGGAACTGAGATTATCACAATTGAATTACAAGCTGCATCCATACTTGGAAAGACAGGCACTCCTGTCTCTCCTGTTGCTCCGATCACATTCCTTTATG atccTATGAAACCCAATGTGGTACTAAGGACCAGCTCCCTCACTGAAACAAGGGATTTCAACATCAACATAATGGCTGAGTTCACAAAGCCAGTATTTGGCTTTGGGACATCTATAGTAGAAGTCTCGGGAGGAAGACTGATAAG GGTAAAGGAACTATCAAGAGCTTTATACTCGTTGACTGTCCAAGCAGTGACAAAGGAGGTGTCAGTTACCATTCCTGCAGGGAAGGTAACTGATATTTCAGGGAATGAAAATTTGGCATCTAACCAGCTTGCTATCAAGCATT ACTCCACCCCAGCAATATCCATTGCACTAGACTCATTTATCAGTGCCGGAACAATAGCAACATCACTAGTAGCTGCTATGGTTTCactttcctcagcaaatttagAAGCATTAAGCATACTTGCTTTGGGAGGTGCAAGTAGTCCTGCTTCCAATCCATCAATTAATCTACAT GGAATGATTGGACACCTACAAGTCTTTGCCCTCACAAGTTGGTTTTCAACTAATCAATTTATCAAATACTCTGAGACAACAAGAGGTCTTAGGTGGCTCATACCTCATCACAAGCTTCCCTGGAAAAAAATTGATACTTGGAAGAAACTTGGATGGAGAAGTAACGGCCAATCTGCAGGAGAGAGAGATCAACAACAAACTGATTTAATGAGCTTGTCTTATATTGATCCCAAACTATCATTTCAAACTGAAAATACCACCAATTTTGGTCGGTTTCACAATCAGCATGATTTAAGTAAGACAAGTACATTATATGGTCTACCTCTCAATTCCATCGAATATTTCACTTATTTCTTG AGAGGAGAACCATTGTCTGCTAGCAATGTCATCAAAGGAATGGAGAGTTACAAAGG GTGGCAGGACATGGAGATGAACTTATTCTGGCTTGGTGTGGGAGGAGGCTGTTTACTTTTATTCCATGTTTTCATGATATTCTTCCTAAGACACAGGACTGGGAGATCACCTCAAGGCAGTTTATCAGTTCCTAGGTTTGAGCTCTTTCTTCTGATCCTCATGCTACCTTGTCTTTCTCAGTCATCAACATTTGTAATAAAAG GTCGTACAACTGGGGGAATTATTACTGGGGTGTTGCTACTAGCAATCCCTGTGGCATTCATCTTATCAGCATTGCTATTTCTTATTATTGCAATCTACGCGGGAAGCTTTGCCCAATACAaacaattcaaaaaaataaccaaTGAAGAAAAATGGTACACCAAGTTATTGTTCTGTTTTATCGGGAGGTCTACAACTGGGAAGTGGTTTAACAGGGAAGGGCTACCTTCCTCTTTCCTCTCGCGCTTTGgaattctctttgatgattggAAGGGTCCTCCAGTGCTCATTTTAGGTGATCAAAATGAACAGAATAATACCATAACCAAGTGGAGCGAAAGTGGCAAAAGTGGGAACGGAAGAACGAAAACAGTGTGTTCAGAGGACAGTAATGAGGAAATCAAAATCTCCACATTCAAGAAGGTATTGGGCTGCATGAGAGCATCCTATATCATCCTTGACTTACTAAGAAGAGTTGGTTTGGGAATAATATCTGTAGCTTACCCATCAGAAAGCTCAAACAAAAGCCTTTTTGCATTGATAATCACATCAATGCAGTTCATTTATCTATTCACTACCAAACCATACATCAATAGAGGCGTCCATGTTGTGGAAAGTGTTTCTCTCTTGTGTGAGACAGGTGTGTTTAGTATCTTAGTCCTCCACAATGGTTCACACTCAGTTGAATCCAAAACTTGGGAATTGGTTATGCTGTTTCTTCTGATGTTTACCTTCATTGCTCAGCTTACCAATCAATGGTATGCTATGGTAAATTCCCTATGGAAACTCTCACAAACTCAGAATAACTCTTTAAGGGATGGAGTAAAGTTAGCTGCCAAGGGCCTCATCCTGCCTTTCCTTCCAAGCAAGCATTGGTCGAGCGTGATATCGACATTCTCCCAGCCGGAGACGAACCAGCTTTCAGTCAATCCTACATGCTCAGGAATAGATTTTGAAAGAAGAAATAGAAATGGATATATGGATCCAATTAGCACCATGACGGCTACGGTAGTCCCCGTGCAAAGTCCAAGCACACCCAACCACAATGTTGTTGAAAGAAGAGATCCTACAACCTGGGAGACAGGTGCAAGTTCACATATTGAAGTGGAAGGTAAATGGCTAAAGGGGCACAAGGCTGGGCTTAAGAAAGAGCTAAGGATGTTGAGGGAGCTTGCAAAAGCTAGCTTCTCTGGGGATACCAGGTTTGATGAAGCCAGTACTAGCTACACTTTAGGGGAACAACAGCATTCATCTGGTGAAATCTATTTGGGTAATCCAAAGCGAAGATATTGCTGA